CGATAATATCAGTAATGTGTATACTTTTAAAATTATTAATAAAACGAATGACGAATTTAAAGACATTCACTTCAAATTGGTTGGAATTAAAGGAACATTAAATGTAGTAGGACATCAAGACTTTAAAGTGCCAAAACAAGGGATGAATAGCGGTACTTTATTTATTGAAATCAATCAGTTTTTATTGGAAACCGATAAAACGAAGTTGGAGATCGATGTCTATAACGGAAATGAAAAAATTGAAACAGCAACGACTAATTTCCTTAGTCCAAGAAGTTTCGATTAATTAAATAAATAAAACATGAAAATTAAATTCAATTGGGGAACAGGTATCGTAATCGCTTTTGCTTTGTTCATGACATTCATTCTGTATTTTGTTGTTGAGGTGCAATCGAATTCCAAATATGATAATGATTTAGTGGTTGAAGAATATTACAAACACGATGCGCATTTTGGAGAAGAAATGCAACGCTCACAAAACGCACAGAATTTGGTAGATAAACCAAAGTTTACGGAGAGTCCAGATGGAATTGTAATTAGTTTTCCCGCCACATTTGTGCCTAATAAAATCAAAGGAATAGTATCCCTCTATAGGCCATCTAACAAGAAATTGGATTTCGAAACTCCGATTTCGATTTCTGAATCAACTTTGCTCATACCTAATAAAAGTTTGATAGGTGGCCGTTGGGATATTATTATGGAATGGCAATACAATGGAATAGCCTATTTGAGCAAAGAAACTATTTATATTCATTAGAAAACAATGTTGTATTCGGCTTTCATTTTTGGGTTAATTAGTAGTCTGCACTGTATTGGTATGTGCGGACCAATTGCTTTGATGATTCCAGTTGATAGAACTAATCCTGCCAAAAAAGGAACTCAAATCTTTACCTATCATTTAGGTCGTTTAACTGCCTATGCTTTAATCGGACTTGTTTTTGGCTTGGTTGGAAAGGGCTTTTTTCTTGCAGGAATTCAACAACGATTATCGGTATTTATTGGAGTCGCCATGATTATTACGATTCTAACTCCCGAAAGAGTGTTGGCCAATTATAATTTTTCGAAACCAGTTTATCGTTTGATTTCAAAAATCAAATCGTCTTTAGGAAAACAATTTAAAAACAAAAGTTATCAATCCTTATTTACTATTGGACTTCTCAATGGATTTTTGCCTTGTGGAATGGTCTATGTAGCATTATTTGGTGCTATTGCCATGCAAAATGTTCCTTTTGGAATTCTATATATGCTGCTTTTTGGTATTGGAACCATCCCAATGATGAGTAGTGTTACCTATTTGAATTCGATTATGACAGTTTCATTTCGAAACAAAATTCAAAAAGCGATTCCCTATGTAGGAGTTATTATTGGTATTTTGTTTATTCTTCGCGGATTAGGATTGGGAATTCCATATGTTTCTCCAGCGAATATGAGTTTATTTATTCAAGAAACGCCTAACTGTCATTAACAATTAAACGGTCATTGAAAACAAAGCTGTGTCAGGTGCTTTTCGTTTTAATAGCAAGTCAAAAGCCATACAAATATTGCGAACAAATGGTTTGCCTTCTTCGGTAACTTGAATTCCGTTGGGAATAAAATGAATCAAGCCATCTTTTTCCATTTCCTTTAATTGTTCAATAACTTCCGGAATTTCTTTGAAGTAGTATTTTGGTTCAGCCCATGAAGTTTCAAATTGGCACATTAAATTCAAAATATGGCTGCGAATGATTAAATCTTCCTCTGTCAAAAGATGACCTCTAAAAACAGGAATAGTATTTGCATCTAAATGGTGGTAATACTCTTCAATCGATTTTACATTTTGAGCAAAACTGTACCAACTGTCACTAATAGAAGATACTCCTAATCCAATCATCAATTGTGTTTTTGAAGAACTATACCCCATAAAATTACGATGCAATTTGCCTATTTCAAAGGATTCAAATAAACTATCGGTTGTTAAGGCAAAGTGATCCATCCCAATTTCGTGATAGTCATTTTTGTATAATAATTGTTTTCCTGTTTCGTATAATTCTCGTTTGGCATTATCCTTAGGAATATCCTCGTCATTAAATCCTCGCTGTCCATTCCCTTTAATCCAAGGCACGTGGGCGTAACTATAAAAAGCCAATCGATCGGGTTGTAATGATTTGGTTTTTTCAATAGTATCAATCACATCTTCTTTTTCTTGGAATGGCAAACCAAAAATAATATCGTGACCGATAGAGGTATATCCTATCTCTCTAGCCCATAAAGTGACTTTGGCCACATTGATAAACGGTTGAATGCGATGAATGGCCTTTTGAACTTTTTCTGAATAATCTTGAACGCCAAAACTCACGCGTCTAAATCCCAAATCATATAATTTTTGCAATTGTTCGCGAGTAGTATTGTTAGGGTGTCCTTCAAAACTAAATTCATGTACTGGGGCTTTATCGGCTTTGGCAAAAATTCCACTGATTAGTGCTTCTAAATTTTCAGAAGAGAAGAATGTAGGAGTTCCACCACCCAAATGAATTTCTTTAATTTTAGGTTTTTCGCCCAATATAGTGCAGTACAAATCCCATTCTTTGAGTACTGCTTGAATGTAAGGATGTTCTACTTCATGATTTTTAGTAATTCGTTTATTGCAACCACAAAAAGTACACATGCTTTCGCAAAAGGGCAAATGGATGTACAAACTGATTCCTTCAGAAGTATTGCTTTCTACAAAAGACTTTTTAAGAGTTGCTAACCAAATTTCATAGGAAAAATCAAGTTCATTCCAGTAGGGTACCGTTGGATAACTGGTATATCTTGGCCCTGGAACATTGTATTTTTGGATTAGCGAATGAGTCATAGCAAAATCATTTGAATGATCAAAAGTAAGTCTGCTTTCCACCAATTAAAATGATATTTATCATCCCTTCAATTTAGTGCATAAAAAAACCTCAATCTTTTGGATTGAGGTTTTGTAGGGAGTGATGTACACTATTCTTGTTTCAAATTGCGCAATTGCTTCAATTTTTCTTTCCAAACTTCTAAACTTTCTTTGTGAATGGCGATGTTTTTTCGAACTTCTAACACAATTGAATTTTCTTTTTTGGCATTTTTAGTATTGGTAAAAAACTGAATGTTATTTTCTAATTGGAAAATTTCGTTTTGAACTTCTTCTATTTTACGAATTAAAAAGATTTTTTCGCTCTCTAATTTTCTCGAATCATTGCTTTCAGACAATTGATCCATACGATTAGTAAAACGCATCATATCAGAATCTTTTTTGCTTAAGCTTAATTTTTCGAAAAGGGCATCTAATATTTTATTGAACTTACCTTCAATATGGCGTCTAGCAAACGGAACTTTACCAAACGCTTTCCAGTTTTGGATATGTAATTTAATACCGTCTAAATCGGTTTTATGGTCTCCTGTTAATTGGAACGATCGTAAAGTTTCTAAATAGGCTTTCTTGTTTTCGAAAGCAGCAACTTCTTCACTGTTCTCCTCGTTTTTTTGCTCTTTTAATTGGTCAAAATAATGATTGCAAGCCTCTCTGAATTCTTTCCAAATACTATCGGAATATTTTCTAGGCACATGACCAATTTTCTTCCATTCTTCCTGAATTTGTTTCATGATTGGAGTAGAAGTAGCAAAATCAGTACTCGCTTGTAATTCTTTGGCTTTAGCCACCAAAGCTTGTTTTTTACTCAAGTTATCGTTCTGATCTTTCTTGATGTCTTTGTAAAACGAATTCTTAAACGAATTGAAGTTACGAACAGCTGTTTTAAAGGCAGCCCAAGTTGCTTCATTGACTTCAGCGGGAACTTTTCCTGCAGCAAAAAATGCGGCTCTTAAAGTTTCTACTTTTTCTATTTGTACCAACCATTGCGTATGAGCGTTTACTTTTTCAGTCGCTAATACTTCAATTTGAGCAATAATTTCTTGTTTTTTAGCCAAGTTATCTACTTCGGCACCTTTTAGTTTTTCAAATAACAATTCACGTTTATCGTGCATTTGTTTGGTTAAATCGCTAAATCGATTCCAGATTTCTTCGCGGTGTTCTCTAGAAACAGGTCCGATCTCTTCTTTCCAAATACGGTGTAAATCTTGTAATTCACGGAACGCTTTGTTAATGTCTTCTTCTTGAACTAATGCTTCAACACGAGCAATAATTTTTTGTTTTTGCTCTAGATTGTGTTTGAAATCGATATCTCTAGCTTCACGGTCTAAGTGCAAATAATCGTAAAAATTTTCAACATGAAAATGGTAATTATTCCAAACGTGGTTGTATTTGTCTTTTGGTATTGGACCTGCATTTTTCCAACGTTCTCTTAACTCATTAAAATGTTTTAAGATATCTTTAATGTTAGCTTGCGGATTGATTAATTCTTTTAACTCTTCTACAATAGCCAATCGATTTTCTAAATTGTTTTTCAGACTCGTTTGTAAGCTTTTGAAGTGTTCGTTTTTCTGGTTTCTATAAACAGAATAAATGCTGTCAAATTTTGATTTTAAAGGGGAATGGTATTGGAATTCTTCATTTGGATCTTGATTTTCCGCAAGAAATTCTTCTTTTTTCTCCTCAATCAGGTGATTGTATTTGGCTAAAAAGGCTTTTTTGATCTCTTCTACATGTTCTTTTATCGATGCTACTTTTTCGTTGGATACCAAAGTATTTAATTCTTCTACTAGAGATTCCATCGATAAAGTATCATAGTCTTGCATCGGAATATCGTGACGCTCTTTTACACTTTCGTCCTCGCTTTCTTCTGCATTGCTGTCGGCGATGGCTTCGATAATGGTTTGATTATCATCGGTTTCGGTAGTTATTTCTACAGACTCTGCTGCAGTTGCTTCAACTTCATTCGGTGAAGTTGTTGGTGTTGATTCCACTGAATCTGTTGTGTTTCCGTCTGCATGTTGCAGGTTATCATTCTTTTCTTCTAACATTTTTTCAATGTTTAAGGTTGCTAATTATTCAAGCGAAAGATAGTAAACCCCAATTGAATAGCAAAATAAATCCCTTATTTATCATCGTTTTACGTTAAAAAAGAGGCGATTTAGTTTATTATTTTGGATGGTAAAAATCTAAAAGTAAAAGAATTGAGATCTAATGGAATTTAGAAAAGGCTTCAATTGTTTTTCCTAATGGATTGGAAATTATTTATTCCAAATTGCCCACGCTTTTTCGGCTTGAAAAATGAGCATGTCCAAACCGTTTTTAATTTTAGCACCTTGGTTGTGCGCTTTTTTTAAAAATTGGGTTTCGGCAGGATTGTAAATCAGGTCGTATGCGATGTGTTTTTTGGTAAAAAACTCGTACGGAATTTCAGGATATGCTTCTGTATTAGGGCTTGTTCCAACAGGAGTAGAGTTGATTATAATTTGGTATTCGTCAAAAATTAGATCGGTGATTTGGTTGTAACCTAAGGTAGTTTCACTGGCTTGTCTTGATACGAAAGTATAGTTGATTCCCAATTCTTCTAAGGCAAAAGCTACGCCTTTCGAGGCGCCACCAGTACCTAAAATCAAGGCTTTCTTATGATGTGATTCTAATAAGGGTTCTAACGATTTTTGGAAGCCATAATAATCGGTATTGTACCCTTTCAATTTGCCTTTTTTGGTAAATTTGATCGTGTTCACTGCGCCAATTTTTTGCGCTTTTTTTGATAATTTATCTAAAAAAGGCAACACCTCTTCTTTGTAAGGTATGGTGACATTCATCCCGCTGAGGTGGTCATTGTTTTTTAGTAGGTCTAAAAAAGAGGCAATACTGGGAATGTCAAAATTCTCGTAGGTATATCCTTCAAGCTTTTCTTTTTCAAATTTCTCTGTAAAATAGCCTCTTGAAAACGAATAATTGATATTGCGTCCCAGTAAACCGAAGCGCTTTTTAATAGTTGTCATGCTTATTTTTTGTGTTTCGCAATGTAGTTTTGAACCGTATTTTCTTCCCAAATCATAGGAAATAGATCTTCAATTAAAATGTAATTGTCAAAGTTCAAACGCAAGCCATTGCTCAAATGGAATTTTGCTTTGGTTTTATCTTGAATCATAAAATACAATCCTGCTAAACGGTATTCGATTTCGTTTTCTTCAGGAAAATATTCTGTGGCTTGTAACAAGGTTTGAATGGCACTATCAAATTCTCCTAAAAATTGTAAAATATCGACCCAAAATAACCAAGTGTCCAATTGGTAGTCGCCAAATTCAACCGCTTTACGGTACCCAAATTCAGCTTCTTCAAAGAAATTCATTTGTTTGTTGATTGTCGCATAACGCTTCCAATACAATTGATTTTGGTTGTCTATTGCTAGCGCTTTATTGACATAAAACAGTGCTTTTTGGTAGTTGTTTTCACGAACGTAAAAGTCGGTAATCGCGATCCAACCTTTATCTAATAACGGATCTTCGTGTACAGTTTGATTATAGTATTTAATCGCTAAGGCGGTATTACCTAGACGTTCGTGGCATTTGCCAATACGCAGTAAAGCATAGGAAGTTGCATCGTCTAATTCTATAGTTCTTTCGTAACTTTCAATAGCTTCGGCATACTGTTTTAAACGTTCCAAGGCTTTGGCTTTTTCCATAAAAGCCCCCATGAATTCGTCATCAATTAAAGTGGCATAATTGAAAGCACGAATGGCATCTTCGTATTCTTTTAAACCGTAATGTAAGCGACCTATTTGGTGCCAAGCGATTTCGCTGTACGGGTTTTTCTCGATGTATTGATTTAAATAATTAATCGCTTCTTTGTTTTGGTCCAAAAACTCAAAACAGTAAACAACATTGTATAAGGCAGATTGATCCTCTAGATCTTCTTCCAAACATTTTATGAAGCTGTCTTTTGCCATTTCTAAATTGTCCATAAAAAGATATTCCATCCCAATTAAGTTATAGACATCAGCATAATCATCGGTATATTTTAGGGCAATTTTAAGAAGTTCAACCGCTTTTTCATGTTGGTCTCTTTTGGAGCAAATATTGGCCTTCTGAATGTAAATTTCTTCATTGTTTGGCTCAATGGCATACAACTCGTTTAGCATTTTGTCAGCCAAATCCAATTGGTCTTCATAGACAAGCATTTCGACTTGTACTAGTTTTAAACCCGTTGATTTAGGGTGTTGTTCTAAGGCTAATTTTAATGCTTTTTTGGCCAAAGAAGTTTTTCCAGAATCGATATAGTGAAGGATGATTTCTTCGAATTCCTCGGAGTCAAAAAACAAGACTTTATTGGTCTTTAACATCGACTCAAATTTGGAAAGAGATAAGTTGTACTCTTCTTCTTCGTTGCTTAATTGCATGCTGTTTTGTTTATGATTTTGGCCTAAATAAAATTAGGGAAATAGATCCCTGATCGAAGAAAAAGTAATAATTGTTGTGAACAATTTAATTAACAAAAAGCAAGATGAAAATTCGCTATTTCTTTTGAATTATTTCGTCCATTACTTGTAGAATAATGGCGCATCCTTCACTAATTTCTTCTTCAGAAATAGTGAGTGGTGGTGTAATTCGAATGGCACATCCTTCAAAAAGTAACCAAAACAAAATCAAGCCTTTATCTTGACATTTTAAAATCACTTCATTGGTAATTTCTGGGGTTTTGGTCATCGCAGCCAACATTAATCCTTTTCCTCGTACTTCTTCAATTAAAGGATGTACTAAGAGAGATCTAAATAGTTTTTCTTTGGCTAAAGCCTCCGCCATCAATGTAGTTTCAGTAATTTCTTTTAAGGTAGCCAAACAGGCTGCCGCTATGACTGGATGTCCTCCAAAAGTAGTAATATGTCCTAATTTTGGATTATGACTTAACAAATCCATCATAGCTGAAGATGCAGTAAAAGCGCCTACAGGCATTCCGCCTCCCATGCCTTTTCCCATTACGACTACGTCCGGAACAACATCGTAATTTTGGAAGCCAAAAAGAGTTCCGGTACGTCCAAAACCCGGTTGGATTTCGTCCAATATCATGATGGCACCTACTTCGTCGCAACGTTGTCGTACTTTTTTCAAAAAATTATTTTCAGGTTGGATAAATCCTGCCCCACCTTGAATGGTTTCTAGTAATATTCCGGCTGTTTTTGTTGTAATTTTTGCTAAATCAGCTTCGTTGTTGAACGTTATGAATTCAACATCTGGAATTAAAGGGCGAAAAACTTGTTTGCGTTCTTCAAAACCCATCACACTCAACGATCCCATTGTGTTGCCATGATAGGCATTGTGACAAGAAATCAATTGGCTACGACCCGTAACACGACGCGCTAATTTTAAAGCCCCCTCAATCGCTTCGGTACCCGAATTGACCAAATAGGTTTTGTCTAAAGGAGCGGGCAGGAGCGAAGCCATTAATTTGCAGTATTCTACGGCAGGACTTTGCGAATACTCACCATATACCATCACATGCGAATACAAATCCAATTGATCTTTAATGGCTTGATTTACTCTGGGATGTTGATGTCCTAAGGAACAAGCCGAAACACCGGCTACAAAATCCAAATAGCGATTATTATTAGTATCGTAAATATAAGATCCTATTGCATGAGAAACTTCCATTCCCAAAGGGTATGGAGAGGTCTGCGCTTGGTATTGTATAAAATCAGTATTCACTTTATTTTGTTTTGAAATTGAATTTTTCTATTTCTTCTTCTTATCGTAATCCAAAGTTTCCTTTCGTACTTTCATCGGGACATTTTTCTTGTCTTTTTGCGCTTTGGCTTGTTTGGCAATTTTTTCATTATCCTCATTTTCTTCGGGTGGGAAGATGTCGTTTTTAGACAGAATTCGTTCGTCTGCACGCCAAATAAAACCT
This sequence is a window from Flavobacterium ammoniigenes. Protein-coding genes within it:
- a CDS encoding DUF349 domain-containing protein, whose protein sequence is MLEEKNDNLQHADGNTTDSVESTPTTSPNEVEATAAESVEITTETDDNQTIIEAIADSNAEESEDESVKERHDIPMQDYDTLSMESLVEELNTLVSNEKVASIKEHVEEIKKAFLAKYNHLIEEKKEEFLAENQDPNEEFQYHSPLKSKFDSIYSVYRNQKNEHFKSLQTSLKNNLENRLAIVEELKELINPQANIKDILKHFNELRERWKNAGPIPKDKYNHVWNNYHFHVENFYDYLHLDREARDIDFKHNLEQKQKIIARVEALVQEEDINKAFRELQDLHRIWKEEIGPVSREHREEIWNRFSDLTKQMHDKRELLFEKLKGAEVDNLAKKQEIIAQIEVLATEKVNAHTQWLVQIEKVETLRAAFFAAGKVPAEVNEATWAAFKTAVRNFNSFKNSFYKDIKKDQNDNLSKKQALVAKAKELQASTDFATSTPIMKQIQEEWKKIGHVPRKYSDSIWKEFREACNHYFDQLKEQKNEENSEEVAAFENKKAYLETLRSFQLTGDHKTDLDGIKLHIQNWKAFGKVPFARRHIEGKFNKILDALFEKLSLSKKDSDMMRFTNRMDQLSESNDSRKLESEKIFLIRKIEEVQNEIFQLENNIQFFTNTKNAKKENSIVLEVRKNIAIHKESLEVWKEKLKQLRNLKQE
- the hemN gene encoding oxygen-independent coproporphyrinogen III oxidase, giving the protein MTHSLIQKYNVPGPRYTSYPTVPYWNELDFSYEIWLATLKKSFVESNTSEGISLYIHLPFCESMCTFCGCNKRITKNHEVEHPYIQAVLKEWDLYCTILGEKPKIKEIHLGGGTPTFFSSENLEALISGIFAKADKAPVHEFSFEGHPNNTTREQLQKLYDLGFRRVSFGVQDYSEKVQKAIHRIQPFINVAKVTLWAREIGYTSIGHDIIFGLPFQEKEDVIDTIEKTKSLQPDRLAFYSYAHVPWIKGNGQRGFNDEDIPKDNAKRELYETGKQLLYKNDYHEIGMDHFALTTDSLFESFEIGKLHRNFMGYSSSKTQLMIGLGVSSISDSWYSFAQNVKSIEEYYHHLDANTIPVFRGHLLTEEDLIIRSHILNLMCQFETSWAEPKYYFKEIPEVIEQLKEMEKDGLIHFIPNGIQVTEEGKPFVRNICMAFDLLLKRKAPDTALFSMTV
- a CDS encoding FixH family protein, with amino-acid sequence MKFNWGTGIVIAFALFMTFILYFVVEVQSNSKYDNDLVVEEYYKHDAHFGEEMQRSQNAQNLVDKPKFTESPDGIVISFPATFVPNKIKGIVSLYRPSNKKLDFETPISISESTLLIPNKSLIGGRWDIIMEWQYNGIAYLSKETIYIH
- a CDS encoding sulfite exporter TauE/SafE family protein, which encodes MLYSAFIFGLISSLHCIGMCGPIALMIPVDRTNPAKKGTQIFTYHLGRLTAYALIGLVFGLVGKGFFLAGIQQRLSVFIGVAMIITILTPERVLANYNFSKPVYRLISKIKSSLGKQFKNKSYQSLFTIGLLNGFLPCGMVYVALFGAIAMQNVPFGILYMLLFGIGTIPMMSSVTYLNSIMTVSFRNKIQKAIPYVGVIIGILFILRGLGLGIPYVSPANMSLFIQETPNCH
- a CDS encoding shikimate dehydrogenase family protein, which produces MTTIKKRFGLLGRNINYSFSRGYFTEKFEKEKLEGYTYENFDIPSIASFLDLLKNNDHLSGMNVTIPYKEEVLPFLDKLSKKAQKIGAVNTIKFTKKGKLKGYNTDYYGFQKSLEPLLESHHKKALILGTGGASKGVAFALEELGINYTFVSRQASETTLGYNQITDLIFDEYQIIINSTPVGTSPNTEAYPEIPYEFFTKKHIAYDLIYNPAETQFLKKAHNQGAKIKNGLDMLIFQAEKAWAIWNK
- a CDS encoding tetratricopeptide repeat protein, producing MQLSNEEEEYNLSLSKFESMLKTNKVLFFDSEEFEEIILHYIDSGKTSLAKKALKLALEQHPKSTGLKLVQVEMLVYEDQLDLADKMLNELYAIEPNNEEIYIQKANICSKRDQHEKAVELLKIALKYTDDYADVYNLIGMEYLFMDNLEMAKDSFIKCLEEDLEDQSALYNVVYCFEFLDQNKEAINYLNQYIEKNPYSEIAWHQIGRLHYGLKEYEDAIRAFNYATLIDDEFMGAFMEKAKALERLKQYAEAIESYERTIELDDATSYALLRIGKCHERLGNTALAIKYYNQTVHEDPLLDKGWIAITDFYVRENNYQKALFYVNKALAIDNQNQLYWKRYATINKQMNFFEEAEFGYRKAVEFGDYQLDTWLFWVDILQFLGEFDSAIQTLLQATEYFPEENEIEYRLAGLYFMIQDKTKAKFHLSNGLRLNFDNYILIEDLFPMIWEENTVQNYIAKHKK
- a CDS encoding aspartate aminotransferase family protein, translated to MNTDFIQYQAQTSPYPLGMEVSHAIGSYIYDTNNNRYLDFVAGVSACSLGHQHPRVNQAIKDQLDLYSHVMVYGEYSQSPAVEYCKLMASLLPAPLDKTYLVNSGTEAIEGALKLARRVTGRSQLISCHNAYHGNTMGSLSVMGFEERKQVFRPLIPDVEFITFNNEADLAKITTKTAGILLETIQGGAGFIQPENNFLKKVRQRCDEVGAIMILDEIQPGFGRTGTLFGFQNYDVVPDVVVMGKGMGGGMPVGAFTASSAMMDLLSHNPKLGHITTFGGHPVIAAACLATLKEITETTLMAEALAKEKLFRSLLVHPLIEEVRGKGLMLAAMTKTPEITNEVILKCQDKGLILFWLLFEGCAIRITPPLTISEEEISEGCAIILQVMDEIIQKK